A single region of the Serinus canaria isolate serCan28SL12 chromosome 1, serCan2020, whole genome shotgun sequence genome encodes:
- the ARAP1 gene encoding arf-GAP with Rho-GAP domain, ANK repeat and PH domain-containing protein 1 isoform X1, whose protein sequence is MEEEGSLPVAAWLSAFHLDQYVESFQQSGLWSVWDCRALTDEGLTRLGVLLPGHRRRILLGLQKAFTEVPPPAGTHQPPGSKPVPMKRHIFRLSTAAGLEQLEPRSPPVPTGTPPLEPERGAGFTQLPPPIPPRVGCRPPLKFSSSLSGDSPEPPPASCSHLPALEDPSPAALGEKPPAHSRARPPLPPLPAKRHQLETKCQSLKGPPLPNRPPVLPPRAVSHRSIPVKEEVPSTERAPSVTLSSPFPPPRSKAPAPTPPALPSKATLPFVPEFDDSDYEDSAWEEELARPTGEMAKEDAEPRMGRPRSVRFSSLFSEDEFGEDHASASPGSGGSSWSDRDLSLHPPAPDAFPSSSPGTLSDSMEGTNATSLLSPTIREGWLDKNPPQGSYIYQKRWVKLDTDYLRYFDSEKDTYSKRLIPVSSISRVSSVGDQKFEVVTNNRNFVFRAENDADRNEWIRTLQQIAEERKSKTAVRTSMSLATDSATELADKSGFLELRGFKHKLFVVVAGDKVFLYKNAEDYQLGIGITYIEMNVGNVKEVDRRGFDLTTPYRIFSFSADSEQEKEEWVEAMQQSITEALSNSEVAERIWAVESNRFCADCGSPKPDWASINLCVVICKRCAGEHRGLGPGITKVRSLKMDRKVWTEELIELFQRFGNIMANQFWAANVPPSEAISPTSGSQERRRFLIAKYREGKYRHYHPLFGNQEELDRALCAAVTTSDLAETQALLFCGASVTCDTGDPQCPTPLALAERSGQRLQMEFLLHNKTSEPPRLEMVCSEEKPYSVHLPSITHNGFLYKTPSMVKPISERKGPEEFSRRWCMLQDGVLSYYENDRNTVPNGEIRVEEIVCLVNNPLHAHGIESTFEVYTEADRLYLFGLESPASAREWLKSIAKSFVHPCAEELLALDFERLGRLHYKGGLTLERAQEGWFALVGSTLHVCSEDGRRQEPLQLRKLQELSIQGDHEVLVLVERRRTLYIQGERKLDFLGWVHAIQKAASSSGDTLSEQQLTESDVPLLVDRCIDYITQCGLTSEGIYRKSGQNSKTTSLLEVLQRDARCVCLKEGEHQVDDVANTLKRFFRDLGDGLFTRRWAPNWLWATVLEDEGAKVDEYRRLLTALPPVNRATLKALINHLFRVQCFSGENQMNTHNLAIVFGPTLFQTDGKDYKAGRVVEDLISHYVEIFNVNDQEMKKQQDEITAIMKMREASSSGTQQAGDFICTVYLEEKKTETEQHVKIPATMTAEELTFEILDRRKIVMKEKDYWSCFEVNEREEAERPLHYSEKVLPILHCLGTESYLVVKKQMSMENMLIYLASRVGDCKHGMMKFREERNLLGLGLSTGFHDRYFILNHSWLRLYKEVRSHKPEKEWPVRNLKVYLGVKKKLRPPTCWGFTVFYENEKHEKQQWYLCCDTQADLREWFATFLQVQNGGALWPSERPKARVARPQQDARLGNISLIPLRGNESEMRNSVAAFATDPLTLLRNV, encoded by the exons atggaggaggagggatcTCTGCCGGTGGCTGCCTGGCTGTCTGCCTTCCACCTCGACCAGTATGTGGAGAGCTTCCAGCAAAGTGGACTGTGGTCAGTGTGGGACTGCCGGGCTCTGACGGACGAGGGGCTCACCCGCCTTGGGGTGCTGCTGCCCGGCCACCGCCGCCGCATCCTCCTGGGCTTGCAGAAAGCCTTCACTGAGGTCCCGCCGCCCGCTGGGACTCACCAGCCCCCTGGCAGTAAACCTGTCCCCATGAAACGCCACATCTTCCgcctgagcactgctgcagggctggagcagctggagccccGGAGCCCACCAGTGCCCACTGGGACCCCACCGCTGGAGCCAGAGAGGGGTGCAGGCTTCACGCAGCTGCCCCCACCCATCCCACCGAGGGTGGGCTGCCGCCCTCCCCTCAAATTCTCATCATCGCTATCGGGGGACAGCCCCGAGCCCCCCCCTGCATCCTGCAgccatctcccagccctggaggacccctctccagcagccctcGGGGAGAagccccctgcccacagcagggcgAGACCCCCATTGCCACCACTGCCGGCCAAGCGACACCAACTGGAAACCAAGTGCCAGAGCCTGAAGGGCCCCCCACTGCCTAATCGCCCCCCTGTGCTcccccccagggctgtgtcccacagGAG catccctgtgaAGGAGGAGGTGCCCAGCACTGAGAGAGCACCCAGTGTCACCCTGTCCTCCCCGTTCCCCCCGCCTCGCTCCAAGGCGCCAGCACCAACACCACCTGCACTGCCCTCCAAGGCCACCCTTCCCTTCGTGCCAGAGTTTG ATGACTCAGACTACGAGGACTCGGCGTGGGAGGAGGAATTAGCCAGACCGACGGGGGAGATGGCCAAG GAGGATGCTGAGCCTAGGATGGGGCGACCGCGGTCTGTGCGTTTCAGCAGCCTCTTCAGTGAAGATGAGTTTGGTGAGGACCACGCCAGTGCATCCCCTGGCAG tggtggcagcagctggagtgaCAGGGACCTCAGCCTGCACCCACCTGCACCCGACGCCTTCCCTAGCAGCAGCCCCGGCACACTTAGTGACAGCATGGAAGGCACCAATGCCACGAGCCTGCTGTCACCCACCATCAGAGAAGGGTGGCTGGACAAGAACCCGCCACAGGG GTCCTACATCTACCAGAAGCGCTGGGTGAAGCTTGACACAGACTACCTCCGCTATTTTGACAGTGAAAAG GATACCTACTCCAAGCGGCTCATTCCTGTCTCCTCCATCTCCCGCGTCTCCAGTGTTGGGGACCAGAAATTTGAGGTTGTCACCAACAACCGCAACTTTGTGTTCCGAGCTGAGAATGATG CAGACCGCAATGAGTGGATACGGACCCTGCAGCAGATTGCGGAGGAGCGGAAGAGCAAAACTGCAGTGAGGACATCAATGTCCTTAGCCACTGACAGTGCCACTGAGCTAGCTGATAAGAGTGGCTTCCTGGAGCTGCGGGGCTTTAAGCACAAGCTCTTTGTGGTGGTGGCTGGGGACAAAGTGTTCCTTTACAAGAATGCGGAG GACTATCAGCTGGGGATTGGCATCACCTACATTGAGATGAATGTGGGGAACGTCAAGGAGGTGGATCGCCGGGGCTTTGACCTCACCACTCCATACAGGATCTTCAG CTTCTCTGCTGACTcggagcaggagaaggaggaatggGTGGAGGCCATGCAGCAGTCCATCACTGAGGCACTCTCCAACTCGGAGGTGGCTGAGAGGATCTGGGCAGTGGAGTCCAACCGCTTCTGTGCTGACTGTGGCTCCCCCAAACCTGACTGGGCCTCCATCAACCTCTGTGTGGTGATCTGCAAGAGATGCGCAG GGGAACACCGGGGATTGGGCCCTGGCATCACCAAAGTCCGCAGCTTGAAGATGGACAGGAAGGTGTGGACTGAGGAGCTGATTGAG CTCTTCCAGCGGTTTGGCAACATAATGGCCAACCAGTTTTGGGCTGCAAATGTGCCTCCCAGTGAGGCCATCAGCCCCACCAGcggcagccaggagaggaggcGCTTCCTCATCGCCAAATACCGGGAGGGCAAGTACCGTCACTACCACCCACTCTTCGGCAACCAGGAGGAGCTTGACAGG gctctgtgtgcGGCCGTCACCACAAGTGACCTGGCAGAGACGCAGGCTCTGCTCTTCTGTGGGGCATCGGTGACCTGTGACACCGGGGATCCCCAGTGCCCTACGCCCCTGGCCCTGGCTGAGAGAAGTGGGCAGCGGCTGCAGATGGAGTTCCTGTTGCACAACAAAACCTCAG AGCCGCCACGCCTGGAGATGGTGTGCAGTGAGGAGAAGCCCTACTCTGTACACCTGCCCTCCATTACCCACAATGGCTTCCTCTACAAGACCCCCTCCATGGTCAAGCCCATCAGTGAGCGCAAGGGCCCAGAAG agttCAGCAGGCGGTGGTGCATGCTGCAGGATGGTGTGCTCAGCTACTATGAGAACGACCGTAACACTGTGCCCAATGGCGAGATCAGGGTGGAGGAAATTGTCTGCCTGGTGAACAACCCACTCCATGCCCATGG GATCGAGAGCACGTTTGAGGTGTACACCGAGGCAGATCGACTCTACCTCTTTGGGCTGGAGAGCCCTGCCTCTGCTCGAGAATGGCTCAAGTCTATTGCCAAG TCCTTTGTCCACCCCTGTGccgaggagctgctggcactaGACTTTGAGCGGCTTGGCCGACTGCATTACAAGGGGGGTCTCACCCTGGAGCGTGCCCAGGAGGGCTGGTTTGCCCTGGTTGGCTCCACTCTCCATGTCTGCTCTGAGGATGGCCGTCGGCAGGAGCCTCTCCAGCTGCGcaagctgcaggagctct CCATCCAGGGGGACCATGAGGTTCTGGTGTTGGTGGAGAGGCGGAG GACGCTGTACATCCAAGGGGAGCGGAAGCTAGATTTCCTGGGCTGGGTCCATGCCATCCAGAAGGCTGCGAGCAGCTCGGGAGACACCTTGTcggagcagcagctgacagaatcGGACGTCCCACTGCTGGTGGACCGCTGCATCGACTACATCACTCAGTGCG GGCTGACGTCTGAGGGAATCTACCGCAAGAGCGGGCAGAACTCCAAGACCACCAGCCTCCTAGAGGTGCTGCAGCGGGATGCACGCTGCGTCTGCCTGAAAGAGGGAGAACACCAGGTGGACGATGTTGCCAACACCCTCAAACGCTTCTTCCGTGACCTTGGGGATGGGCTCTTCACTCGGCGGTGGGCCCCAAACTGGCTGTGGGCAACGG tgctggaggatgAGGGGGCAAAGGTTGACGAGTACCGGCGGCTCTTGACTGCCCTCCCTCCAGTGAACCGGGCCACACTGAAGGCGCTCATCAATCACCTCTTCCG GGTCCAGTGCTTCTCTGGGGAGAACCAGATGAACACACACAACCTGGCCATTGTCTTTGGGCCCACACTCTTCCAGACAGATGGGAAGGACTACAAGGCAGGACGTGTGGTGGAGGACCTCATCAGTCACTACGTGGAGATCTTTAAC GTCAATGACCAAGAgatgaagaagcagcaggatgAAATCACAGCCATCATGAAGATGCGGGAGGCATCATCCAGCGGAACACAG CAAGCTGGGGACTTCATCTGTACTGTCTACCTGGAGGAGAAGAAGACGGAGACAGAGCAGCATGTCAAG ATCCCAGCCACGATGACGGCTGAGGAGCTCACCTTTGAGATCCTGGACCGGCGGAAAATTGTCATGAAGGAGAAGGACTACTGGAGCTGCTTTGAAGTGAATGAGAGAGAAGAGGCAG AGCGGCCCTTGCATTACTCAGAGAAAGTTCTGCCcatcctgcactgcctggggacagagagtTACCTGGTGGTGAAGAAGCAGATGTCCATGGAGAACATGCTCATCTACCTTG CCAGCAGAGTGGGTGACTGCAAGCATGGCATGATGAAATTCCGGGAGGAGAGGAACCTGCTGGGGCTTGGGCTGAGCACTGGCTTCCATGATCGCTACTTCATCCTCAACCACTCCTGGCTGCGCCTCTACAAAGAAGTGCGG AGTCACAAGCCAGAGAAGGAGTGGCCTGTCCGAAACCTGAAGGTCTACCTGGGTGTTAAAAAGAAGCTTCGACCCCCGACGTG CTGGGGTTTTACAGTATTCTACGAAAATGAGAAGCACGAGAAGCAGCAATG GTACCTGTGCTGTGACACCCAGGCTGATCTGCGGGAGTGGTTTGCCACCTTCCTTCAGGTGCAG aacGGGGGTGCCCTGTGGCCCTCGGAGCGTCCCAAGGCGCGGGTGGCGCGGCCGCAGCAGGATGCCAGGTTGGGTAACATCTCCCTCATCCCGCTGCGGGGCAATGAGAGCGAGATGCGGAACAGTGTGGCTGCTTTTGCTACTGACCCCCTAACT
- the ARAP1 gene encoding arf-GAP with Rho-GAP domain, ANK repeat and PH domain-containing protein 1 isoform X6 translates to MEEEGSLPVAAWLSAFHLDQYVESFQQSGLWSVWDCRALTDEGLTRLGVLLPGHRRRILLGLQKAFTEVPPPAGTHQPPGSKPVPMKRHIFRLSTAAGLEQLEPRSPPVPTGTPPLEPERGAGFTQLPPPIPPRVGCRPPLKFSSSLSGDSPEPPPASCSHLPALEDPSPAALGEKPPAHSRARPPLPPLPAKRHQLETKCQSLKGPPLPNRPPVLPPRAVSHRSIPVKEEVPSTERAPSVTLSSPFPPPRSKAPAPTPPALPSKATLPFVPEFDDSDYEDSAWEEELARPTGEMAKEDAEPRMGRPRSVRFSSLFSEDEFGEDHASASPGSGGSSWSDRDLSLHPPAPDAFPSSSPGTLSDSMEGTNATSLLSPTIREGWLDKNPPQGSYIYQKRWVKLDTDYLRYFDSEKDTYSKRLIPVSSISRVSSVGDQKFEVVTNNRNFVFRAENDADRNEWIRTLQQIAEERKSKTAVRTSMSLATDSATELADKSGFLELRGFKHKLFVVVAGDKVFLYKNAEDYQLGIGITYIEMNVGNVKEVDRRGFDLTTPYRIFSFSADSEQEKEEWVEAMQQSITEALSNSEVAERIWAVESNRFCADCGSPKPDWASINLCVVICKRCAGEHRGLGPGITKVRSLKMDRKVWTEELIELFQRFGNIMANQFWAANVPPSEAISPTSGSQERRRFLIAKYREGKYRHYHPLFGNQEELDRALCAAVTTSDLAETQALLFCGASVTCDTGDPQCPTPLALAERSGQRLQMEFLLHNKTSEPPRLEMVCSEEKPYSVHLPSITHNGFLYKTPSMVKPISERKGPEEFSRRWCMLQDGVLSYYENDRNTVPNGEIRVEEIVCLVNNPLHAHGIESTFEVYTEADRLYLFGLESPASAREWLKSIAKSFVHPCAEELLALDFERLGRLHYKGGLTLERAQEGWFALVGSTLHVCSEDGRRQEPLQLRKLQELSIQGDHEVLVLVERRRTLYIQGERKLDFLGWVHAIQKAASSSGDTLSEQQLTESDVPLLVDRCIDYITQCGLTSEGIYRKSGQNSKTTSLLEVLQRDARCVCLKEGEHQVDDVANTLKRFFRDLGDGLFTRRWAPNWLWATVLEDEGAKVDEYRRLLTALPPVNRATLKALINHLFRVQCFSGENQMNTHNLAIVFGPTLFQTDGKDYKAGRVVEDLISHYVEIFNVNDQEMKKQQDEITAIMKMREASSSGTQQAGDFICTVYLEEKKTETEQHVKIPATMTAEELTFEILDRRKIVMKEKDYWSCFEVNEREEAERPLHYSEKVLPILHCLGTESYLVVKKQMSMENMLIYLASRVGDCKHGMMKFREERNLLGLGLSTGFHDRYFILNHSWLRLYKEVRSLRQWSPPLESSHKPEKEWPVRNLKVYLGVKKKLRPPTCWGFTVFYENEKHEKQQWYLCCDTQADLREWFATFLQVQNGGALWPSERPKARVARPQQDARLGNISLIPLRGNESEMRNSVAAFATDPLTLLRNV, encoded by the exons atggaggaggagggatcTCTGCCGGTGGCTGCCTGGCTGTCTGCCTTCCACCTCGACCAGTATGTGGAGAGCTTCCAGCAAAGTGGACTGTGGTCAGTGTGGGACTGCCGGGCTCTGACGGACGAGGGGCTCACCCGCCTTGGGGTGCTGCTGCCCGGCCACCGCCGCCGCATCCTCCTGGGCTTGCAGAAAGCCTTCACTGAGGTCCCGCCGCCCGCTGGGACTCACCAGCCCCCTGGCAGTAAACCTGTCCCCATGAAACGCCACATCTTCCgcctgagcactgctgcagggctggagcagctggagccccGGAGCCCACCAGTGCCCACTGGGACCCCACCGCTGGAGCCAGAGAGGGGTGCAGGCTTCACGCAGCTGCCCCCACCCATCCCACCGAGGGTGGGCTGCCGCCCTCCCCTCAAATTCTCATCATCGCTATCGGGGGACAGCCCCGAGCCCCCCCCTGCATCCTGCAgccatctcccagccctggaggacccctctccagcagccctcGGGGAGAagccccctgcccacagcagggcgAGACCCCCATTGCCACCACTGCCGGCCAAGCGACACCAACTGGAAACCAAGTGCCAGAGCCTGAAGGGCCCCCCACTGCCTAATCGCCCCCCTGTGCTcccccccagggctgtgtcccacagGAG catccctgtgaAGGAGGAGGTGCCCAGCACTGAGAGAGCACCCAGTGTCACCCTGTCCTCCCCGTTCCCCCCGCCTCGCTCCAAGGCGCCAGCACCAACACCACCTGCACTGCCCTCCAAGGCCACCCTTCCCTTCGTGCCAGAGTTTG ATGACTCAGACTACGAGGACTCGGCGTGGGAGGAGGAATTAGCCAGACCGACGGGGGAGATGGCCAAG GAGGATGCTGAGCCTAGGATGGGGCGACCGCGGTCTGTGCGTTTCAGCAGCCTCTTCAGTGAAGATGAGTTTGGTGAGGACCACGCCAGTGCATCCCCTGGCAG tggtggcagcagctggagtgaCAGGGACCTCAGCCTGCACCCACCTGCACCCGACGCCTTCCCTAGCAGCAGCCCCGGCACACTTAGTGACAGCATGGAAGGCACCAATGCCACGAGCCTGCTGTCACCCACCATCAGAGAAGGGTGGCTGGACAAGAACCCGCCACAGGG GTCCTACATCTACCAGAAGCGCTGGGTGAAGCTTGACACAGACTACCTCCGCTATTTTGACAGTGAAAAG GATACCTACTCCAAGCGGCTCATTCCTGTCTCCTCCATCTCCCGCGTCTCCAGTGTTGGGGACCAGAAATTTGAGGTTGTCACCAACAACCGCAACTTTGTGTTCCGAGCTGAGAATGATG CAGACCGCAATGAGTGGATACGGACCCTGCAGCAGATTGCGGAGGAGCGGAAGAGCAAAACTGCAGTGAGGACATCAATGTCCTTAGCCACTGACAGTGCCACTGAGCTAGCTGATAAGAGTGGCTTCCTGGAGCTGCGGGGCTTTAAGCACAAGCTCTTTGTGGTGGTGGCTGGGGACAAAGTGTTCCTTTACAAGAATGCGGAG GACTATCAGCTGGGGATTGGCATCACCTACATTGAGATGAATGTGGGGAACGTCAAGGAGGTGGATCGCCGGGGCTTTGACCTCACCACTCCATACAGGATCTTCAG CTTCTCTGCTGACTcggagcaggagaaggaggaatggGTGGAGGCCATGCAGCAGTCCATCACTGAGGCACTCTCCAACTCGGAGGTGGCTGAGAGGATCTGGGCAGTGGAGTCCAACCGCTTCTGTGCTGACTGTGGCTCCCCCAAACCTGACTGGGCCTCCATCAACCTCTGTGTGGTGATCTGCAAGAGATGCGCAG GGGAACACCGGGGATTGGGCCCTGGCATCACCAAAGTCCGCAGCTTGAAGATGGACAGGAAGGTGTGGACTGAGGAGCTGATTGAG CTCTTCCAGCGGTTTGGCAACATAATGGCCAACCAGTTTTGGGCTGCAAATGTGCCTCCCAGTGAGGCCATCAGCCCCACCAGcggcagccaggagaggaggcGCTTCCTCATCGCCAAATACCGGGAGGGCAAGTACCGTCACTACCACCCACTCTTCGGCAACCAGGAGGAGCTTGACAGG gctctgtgtgcGGCCGTCACCACAAGTGACCTGGCAGAGACGCAGGCTCTGCTCTTCTGTGGGGCATCGGTGACCTGTGACACCGGGGATCCCCAGTGCCCTACGCCCCTGGCCCTGGCTGAGAGAAGTGGGCAGCGGCTGCAGATGGAGTTCCTGTTGCACAACAAAACCTCAG AGCCGCCACGCCTGGAGATGGTGTGCAGTGAGGAGAAGCCCTACTCTGTACACCTGCCCTCCATTACCCACAATGGCTTCCTCTACAAGACCCCCTCCATGGTCAAGCCCATCAGTGAGCGCAAGGGCCCAGAAG agttCAGCAGGCGGTGGTGCATGCTGCAGGATGGTGTGCTCAGCTACTATGAGAACGACCGTAACACTGTGCCCAATGGCGAGATCAGGGTGGAGGAAATTGTCTGCCTGGTGAACAACCCACTCCATGCCCATGG GATCGAGAGCACGTTTGAGGTGTACACCGAGGCAGATCGACTCTACCTCTTTGGGCTGGAGAGCCCTGCCTCTGCTCGAGAATGGCTCAAGTCTATTGCCAAG TCCTTTGTCCACCCCTGTGccgaggagctgctggcactaGACTTTGAGCGGCTTGGCCGACTGCATTACAAGGGGGGTCTCACCCTGGAGCGTGCCCAGGAGGGCTGGTTTGCCCTGGTTGGCTCCACTCTCCATGTCTGCTCTGAGGATGGCCGTCGGCAGGAGCCTCTCCAGCTGCGcaagctgcaggagctct CCATCCAGGGGGACCATGAGGTTCTGGTGTTGGTGGAGAGGCGGAG GACGCTGTACATCCAAGGGGAGCGGAAGCTAGATTTCCTGGGCTGGGTCCATGCCATCCAGAAGGCTGCGAGCAGCTCGGGAGACACCTTGTcggagcagcagctgacagaatcGGACGTCCCACTGCTGGTGGACCGCTGCATCGACTACATCACTCAGTGCG GGCTGACGTCTGAGGGAATCTACCGCAAGAGCGGGCAGAACTCCAAGACCACCAGCCTCCTAGAGGTGCTGCAGCGGGATGCACGCTGCGTCTGCCTGAAAGAGGGAGAACACCAGGTGGACGATGTTGCCAACACCCTCAAACGCTTCTTCCGTGACCTTGGGGATGGGCTCTTCACTCGGCGGTGGGCCCCAAACTGGCTGTGGGCAACGG tgctggaggatgAGGGGGCAAAGGTTGACGAGTACCGGCGGCTCTTGACTGCCCTCCCTCCAGTGAACCGGGCCACACTGAAGGCGCTCATCAATCACCTCTTCCG GGTCCAGTGCTTCTCTGGGGAGAACCAGATGAACACACACAACCTGGCCATTGTCTTTGGGCCCACACTCTTCCAGACAGATGGGAAGGACTACAAGGCAGGACGTGTGGTGGAGGACCTCATCAGTCACTACGTGGAGATCTTTAAC GTCAATGACCAAGAgatgaagaagcagcaggatgAAATCACAGCCATCATGAAGATGCGGGAGGCATCATCCAGCGGAACACAG CAAGCTGGGGACTTCATCTGTACTGTCTACCTGGAGGAGAAGAAGACGGAGACAGAGCAGCATGTCAAG ATCCCAGCCACGATGACGGCTGAGGAGCTCACCTTTGAGATCCTGGACCGGCGGAAAATTGTCATGAAGGAGAAGGACTACTGGAGCTGCTTTGAAGTGAATGAGAGAGAAGAGGCAG AGCGGCCCTTGCATTACTCAGAGAAAGTTCTGCCcatcctgcactgcctggggacagagagtTACCTGGTGGTGAAGAAGCAGATGTCCATGGAGAACATGCTCATCTACCTTG CCAGCAGAGTGGGTGACTGCAAGCATGGCATGATGAAATTCCGGGAGGAGAGGAACCTGCTGGGGCTTGGGCTGAGCACTGGCTTCCATGATCGCTACTTCATCCTCAACCACTCCTGGCTGCGCCTCTACAAAGAAGTGCGG AGCCTGAGGCAGTGGAGCCCCCCCTTGGAGAGC AGTCACAAGCCAGAGAAGGAGTGGCCTGTCCGAAACCTGAAGGTCTACCTGGGTGTTAAAAAGAAGCTTCGACCCCCGACGTG CTGGGGTTTTACAGTATTCTACGAAAATGAGAAGCACGAGAAGCAGCAATG GTACCTGTGCTGTGACACCCAGGCTGATCTGCGGGAGTGGTTTGCCACCTTCCTTCAGGTGCAG aacGGGGGTGCCCTGTGGCCCTCGGAGCGTCCCAAGGCGCGGGTGGCGCGGCCGCAGCAGGATGCCAGGTTGGGTAACATCTCCCTCATCCCGCTGCGGGGCAATGAGAGCGAGATGCGGAACAGTGTGGCTGCTTTTGCTACTGACCCCCTAACT